The genomic DNA ggggctgaggtgaataaaagagataacagtggttggactgcattacacattgctgCTCAGGAAGGTCATCTTGATGTAACCAAAAATCTCATCAGTCAaggggctgaggtgaataaaggagaTAACAATGgtgggactgcattacacattgctgCTCATAATGGGCGTCTTGACGTAACCAAATATCTCATCAGTCAAGGGGCTGAGGTAAATAAAGAAGTCATTGTAGGATTGAATGCATTACACATTGCTGCTTTCAGtggtcatcttgatgtaaccaaatatctgatcagtaaaggggctgaggtgaataaaggagaTAACAATGGTTGCACCGCATTATACATTGCTGCTCATAATGGGCGTCTTGACATAACCAAATATCTCATCAGTCAAGGGGTtgaggtgaataaaggagaTAACAATGGTTCCACTGCATTACACCTTGCTGCTCATAATGGGCGTCTTGATGTAACCAAATATCTCATCAGTCAAGGGGCCGAGGTGAATAAAAGAGATAACtatggttggactgcattacacattgctgCTCAGAAAGGTCGTCTTGATGTAACCAAATATCTCATCAGTCAaggggctgaggtgaataaaggagTTAACAATGgtgggactgcattacacattgctgCTCATAATGGCCATCTTGATGTAACCAAAtatctcatcagtcaaggagcAGAGGTGAAGAAAGAGGATAACaatggttggactgcattacacttTGCTGCTCATAATGGTCAATTTGGTGTCACTGATCGTCTGATCAGCCAGggggctgaggtgaataaagaGGACAACAATGGTGGGACTGTATTACACAATGCAGCTCACAATGGTCGTCTTGATGTAATCAAATATCTCATCAGTCAaggggctgaggtgaataaaggagaTAACGATGGTGGGACTGCATTTCACATTGCTGCCCAttatggtcatcttgatgtaacCAAATATCTCCTCAGTCAaggggctgaggtgaataaaAGAATTAGCAATGGTGGGACTGTATTACACTTTGctgctcagaatggtcatcttgatgtaaccaaatatctcatcagtcaaggggctgaggtgaataaagggGATAAcgatggttggactgcattacacttGGCTGcccagaatggtcatcttgatgtaacCAAATATCTCATCAGTCAATGGGCTGAGGTAAATAAGGAGTTAACAATGGTTGcactgcattacacattgctgctaataatggtcatcttgatgtaacCAAATATCTCCTCAGTCAaggggctgaggtgaataaagaGGATAAAAATGGTTGGACTGTATTACACCATGCAGCTCacaatggtcatcttgatgtaaccaaatatctcatcagtcaaggggctgaggtgaataaagggGATAAcgatggttggactgcattacacttGGCTGCCCAgtatggtcatcttgatgtaaccaaatatctcatcagtcaaggggctgaggtgaataaTGGAGTTAACAAAGGTTGGGCTGCATTACACATTGCagctcagaatggtcatcttgacgtaaccaaatatctcatcagccaaggggctgaggtgaataaagaGGATAACAATGGTTGTACTGTATTACACCATGCAGCTCACAATGGTCAACTTGATGTAACTAAATATCTCATCAGTCAaggggctgaggtgaataaaggagaTAACAAAGGTAGGAATGCATTACACCTGGCTGCCCAGAATGGTCAACTTGATGTAACCAAATATCTAATCAGTCAAGGGGTTGAGGTGAATAAAGGAGTTAACGATGgtgggactgcattacacattgctgCTAATAATGGGCGTCTTGATGTAACCAAATATCTCATCAGTCAAGGGGCTGAGGTTAATAAAGAAGCCATTCTTGGATTGACTGCATTCCACGTTGCTGCTGAAattggtcatcttgatgtcgtcaaatatctgatcagtcagggggctgaggtgaataaaagagataacgatggttggactgcattacacaatgCTGCTCGGAAAGGTCATCTTGATGTAACCAAATATCTCATCCGTCAaggggctgaggtgaataaaggagTAAACaatggttggactgcattacacattgctgCTCATAATGGGCATCTTGATGTaaccaaatatctgatcagtcaaggggctgaggtgaataaaggagaTAACAATGGTTGCACCGCATTACACTTTGCTGCCCTGAATGGTAATCTTGATGTAACCAAACATCTCATTCGTCAAGGGGCTGAGGTGAACATGACAAATGAAGATGGTTTGAGATCTCTAGACTTTGCTCTTTTAAGAAATCATTCTGACGTTGTTCACATTCTTAAAGCTGAAGATGCGAGTATTGATGAAGGAATTCTTCGTCAGCAGGGATTTCTACATGTGTTACTGCCCTTGACGGATATTGCAAAACTTCTCAGCCCAGCTTTCCTTACCGAGGtaaaatgtttggcttattGAGGATGAAGGATGAGTATACCGATGGGAGGGCGATACCCATATTTAGGATTTAATGGGCAAAAATAATAAGAATCCGACACAATACATGGCCTTAAATGCACATTTTTTTCGAGTATActactaaaataaaaatatacgcCTGTTTGTTGAGTCAGTAAAatagtttgatttttaattgtAACAATTTGTAGGAACCTGCTTTTCTCAAAGTGAAGATTTGACttgacagaaaagaaaaaagcttTAGGCACATCAATTAAAAATGCCAGTCATTCAGTAAGGAAGAACAGTCATTAgtaacacaaaaaataataaatatttacaacAGTCCAATAAGCAATAAGTAATAGGCCCCTGTAACAATAAACCTACTTCTCTGCTCCCTTTTTTCAGCCATACCAGTGCCCGGCTGCATAGAAAAGAGCTTATGTTAGTCGAAGATATAGAAGATATTATCAAAACGTTCCCCAAATGGCCAAAATGTCGTCAATTGGGTcaataaaactttcatttttaaatcgcTGCAAAACTTTTACCTGGATAAACCCAACCAACCTATTTGtatcttaattgattttttaaaggataTTCATCTTGCTATAAAAAATGGTCAAACCACCACGATTGAGAACTTAGTGTCTCAAGGAGCTGATCTCAATGTCCAGTCAGCTGACGGTCAGATGTGTCTCCATGAAGCCATCAAACTCTGTTACAAAACTGGGAGAAATGTAGAAGAAAGCTACACGCTAAGAAAGGTGATTCATACTTGATTTCCGTCTACACTTCAGTACAGATTCAATAATTAGAATGATGTGAACAGGGATATCATTTTGCAttatattttgaacatttttccaTCTCTCGATGCTTTGTGGACATTAGATTTTTTATGTATTAGGATAGCTAAAGCTAAATTTGATGGAAGCACTTACATACcacatcataatttttattgtttaatacATTGTTTCAGTTAAACAGATCCCTTCCgcttccatgacatttgctctggtgacaattgctctgctctgaattccacacactaatcgaatgaccaactgCGACCTCGGTTTTAACAGATAGTCTGCTGTGaaaaacccttcactcgagtaaaaggtctgaattgcagcctactcatgccttgtatACTGAAGGCCCTCTTCCTTTTTGTATGTGCTaatctttgcgtggagacacacttgttaaTCACTGTTGCAATCAGCCTGCAGACTAGTTTTAACAGTACCCTACTTTTTTATCAGTAGCTGGCTCACATTTGCTAGTCTGCAGgaacagaccctgattgaaactttggtCAGCAAGTgagtctccatgcaaagactagcacatacaaaacttgctctTTCAAGGGCCTTCACTAAACAAGGCTACATGAGTAGGCTgtacattcagacccttaatccgagtgaagggtttgcacagcagactacacATACACATTTAAGCACGATGTAGGATATGATACAAGATATTATACGATAATTTAGTGTTGTCATAGCAAATTTTATTTCCATCGAGTTACGATTgactggatcaatcgtaactctttgtaagacggagcccTGGTCTATACAAAGTACCAAGATAGATTTGAACCAAAGCTTAATACATACATTATTTTTAGGGGTTGAAATTTTCCCCGGAGAGTGTTTCGGGGCGGTCGGAATGCAGGAATAATATTTGGTATTCTTTTTAACATGAAAAGGTTTTCATAACGTGACGAAGGATATTAAATTTGTATTGTTTCCTTTGGGCCCGTCTTATaaatagttgcgattgatccaatcaatccccggaatcaatcgcaaatatggAAAGCCGGCAAAGTCAAAATATAAAGTGCatgtttggtaaaaaaaaaaccacacacacctagatatgaatgtatatccacaaatcatttgttttctttacaatttggtgtgttcgcctttgttaaaaagaaaacgGGGATTCACGACCGCATTACCAACAGCGGagactcggggggggggggggggatcaccCACTGCACGGCTGTAAGATCGATTGAAATAACAGGCAGTGGTTTACATGTACTATTTTTGTTCGATTCAGATTTCAGACGAGATTTACAATGGAAATCTATCACCTGAGAAGGCTTTGGTGTTTTATTTACTTGACAATGGAGCTAAGACAGACGTGGAAGATAAGTCAGGAAAACTACCAATCCACTATGCCAAAGATGAAGTGGTTAGA from Lytechinus variegatus isolate NC3 chromosome 8, Lvar_3.0, whole genome shotgun sequence includes the following:
- the LOC121420598 gene encoding ankyrin-3-like, producing the protein MVVSYQYPNSTWERVAMTPCQRALGLGGIRTNDPLITRRELGPHHSAFTAIMKLNIMVSMMKRESSVVTPHFLAVPQGISEIPKSIDYLRASMVQENTDDYSPLQMAVMNGHLDEVQSIVSQGANVNQGTAEGWTPLMIAAKTGRVKLLTFFIDQGAEITNQGVEVNKGDNNGSTALHLAAHNGRLDVTKYLISQGAEVNKRDNYGWTALHIAAQKGRLDVTKYLISQGAEVNKGVNNGGTALHIAAHNGHLDVTKYLISQGAEVKKEDNNGWTALHFAAHNGQFGVTDRLISQGAEVNKEDNNGGTVLHNAAHNGRLDVIKYLISQGAEVNKGDNDGGTAFHIAAHYGHLDVTKYLLSQGAELISQGAEVNKGDNDGWTALHLAAQYGHLDVTKYLISQGAEVNNGVNKAHNGQLDVTKYLISQGAEVNKGDNKGRNALHLAAQNGQLDVTKYLISQGVEVNKGVNDGAEVNKGVNNGWTALHIAAHNGHLDVTKYLISQGAEVNKGDNNGCTALHFAALNGNLDVTKHLIRQGAEVNMTNEDGLRSLDFALLRNHSDVVHILKAEDASIDEGILRQQGFLHVLLPLTDIAKLLSPAFLTEDIHLAIKNGQTTTIENLVSQGADLNVQSADGQMCLHEAIKLCYKTGRNVEESYTLRKISDEIYNGNLSPEKALVFYLLDNGAKTDVEDKSGKLPIHYAKDEVVRQMILSRMKSPEEAHYYQESVNKERHTDSKVSADATSEDVTMSQDDTREQSKQNETQTQAAESDEGHHTDEEYDLIQIEKHGITVRISKYEIYNAKDITVEVIEEVPPELKLKETEAIISVGLKMSPSDAIFDSPVRVTMPHCGAFTKPSDAEVYIYYRKNDSTKFTAILSTSTSIPKCVVRDRDLDIYLEHFSEFWIIATIRKIFIGKRVICTPIIPVLAPRNPMPVLWVNVRDQNVAEGQVSHIGRVPPHFFSYS